From Zingiber officinale cultivar Zhangliang chromosome 5B, Zo_v1.1, whole genome shotgun sequence, the proteins below share one genomic window:
- the LOC121986502 gene encoding F-box protein At2g05970-like, with translation MRSAAVMMINTRRSHGLCRKAESSLTEKIMFETPDFFSLSEDREYVIPSHPPHILKKIVGSSHGWLITTDKVSTVQLINPITGVQIDLPSIPTMHNWNLEARKAVLSSDPSRCGDYKVVFVFFCLHELKNFLFFVSAGDEKWTMIPERLYYYANIAFHDGKLYAVSKSKENKKLIVGAYDLSVLNSIPTRVRVADLPYIKNFTFSMCFFCTSSDDLLIVRATIEKVSEHHLKKIKVWKVDTNNGAIIPMNNLGKYALFIGLTSSHCLDTSSLPDLKSNSIYILNYLGESVVYNMEDKSFTSLNLPLLSSPMRPVLVWFTPSCAF, from the coding sequence ATGAGGTCTGCCGCAGTCATGATGATCAACACCCGCAGATCCCATGGCTTGTGCCGGAAAGCCGAATCCTCATTAACGGAGAAAATAATGTTCGAAACACCTGACTTCTTCAGTCTATCGGAGGACCGCGAGTATGTTATCCCAAGCCACCCTCCTCACATCCTTAAGAAAATCGTGGGATCTTCTCATGGTTGGCTCATAACCACCGACAAGGTTAGTACTGTTCAGCTCATAAACCCTATCACTGGCGTTCAGATTGACCTTCCCTCAATCCCCACCATGCACAACTGGAATTTGGAGGCTAGGAAGGCGGTGTTGTCCTCAGATCCCTCTCGATGCGGAGATTACAAAGTCGTCTTTGTATTCTTTTGCCTTCATGAGTTGAaaaacttcttgttctttgttAGCGCAGGAGATGAGAAGTGGACGATGATCCCTGAACGTCTATATTACTATGCCAACATAGCCTTCCACGATGGCAAGCTCTATGCGGTATCAAAATCCAAAGAAAATAAGAAGCTGATCGTGGGGGCATACGATCTCTCTGTGCTGAATTCAATTCCGACAAGGGTGCGGGTGGCGGATTTGCCATACATTAAGAATTTTACTTTCAGCATGTGCTTTTTTTGCACATCTTCTGATGATTTATTAATCGTACGGGCAACTATAGAGAAAGTATCAGAACATCATCTTAAAAAAATAAAGGTTTGGAAGGTGGATACAAATAATGGCGCCATAATCCCAATGAATAATTTGGGGAAGTATGCTCTATTTATAGGCTTAACCTCTTCTCATTGCCTTGATACTTCTTCACTGCCGGATTTGAAGTCGAACTCCATTTATATCTTGAATTACTTGGGTGAAAGCGTGGTTTACAATATGGAGGACAAAAGCTTCACCTCATTGAATTTACCTTTATTGTCATCTCCAATGCGGCCAGTGCTAGTTTGGTTTACTCCATCTTGTGCATTCTGA
- the LOC121987245 gene encoding transcription factor WRKY19-like yields MEVNARAAALLAELNQALELLKQLESHLHDRDLDLCRALAPRLMSSIQNSIDLIASDRPPRTVTPKRRKALHSWMRKVRLSSMVGGVEGTGHDDGFTWRKYGQKEILGAKYPRAYFRCTHSASLGCPAKKQVQRSDDDMLVFDVTYHELHTCLQQRREQEEQGSGRHVTYDSQEQSMAERVEAEEEFVAQTGPSLGPSMDEIASFGSLDDYGCFDGVEKSMLTVMEELDRDLEIDPWLLSKN; encoded by the exons ATGGAGGTAAATGCCCGCGCTGCTGCTCTTCTGGCCGAGCTCAACCAGGCCCTCGAGTTGCTCAAGCAGCTGGAGTCACACCTGCACGACCGCGACCTCGACCTCTGCAGGGCTTTAGCGCCCAGGCTCATGTCCTCCATCCAGAACTCGATTGATCTCATTGCTAGTGATCGGCCTCCGCGCACCGTGACGCCCAAGAGAAG GAAGGCGCTGCACTCGTGGATGCGCAAAGTGAGGCTGAGCTCGATGGTTGGGGGAGTCGAAGGCACTGGCCATGACGACGGCTTCACTTGGAGGAAGTACGGACAGAAAGAGATCCTCGGAGCCAAATATCCAAG AGCTTATTTCCGGTGCACCCACAGCGCCTCCCTCGGCTGCCCCGCGAAGAAGCAGGTGCAGCGATCGGACGACGACATGCTGGTCTTCGACGTCACCTACCACGAGCTCCACACTTGCCTTCAGCAGCGAAGGGAGCAGGAGGAGCAGGGAAGTGGCCGTCATGTAACGTACGACAGCCAAGAACAGAGCATGGCAGAGAGGGTTGAAGCAGAGGAGGAGTTTGTGGCGCAAACTGGGCCTTCTCTCGGCCCTTCCATGGATGAGATTGCATCCTTTGGGTCTCTGGATGACTACGGTTGTTTTGATGGAGTAGAGAAGAGTATGCTTACAGTCATGGAAGAGCTTGATCGGGATTTAGAAATTGACCCTTGGCTTCTAAGCAAGAACTAA
- the LOC121984119 gene encoding transcription factor GTE4-like: MDSGPLAAAAPDDGVGESRRWADCKVYTRRNRAKKNPPTEAEDPQPSSRETLAENPQPSLVKTLDENPQPSSRETLATTKTTKAKDDLQYSLRQPPAEPPSVHQLQVSLRSSSDNEPCSLILPCPEGKTVLDCKANAFHENGSLENRKDEPSQQEVRKIRKKLLADLGQVRDLFGRLEARHSELFAERVDGDGGAPSQFSANHGNITMSRKRAPTLVEAVLVDPPPSHSQFNIPVLPSVSARNSIADSMLVDEIFSTPVAAGGGARSQLSVNHATTPVTMRRAPAIFDAVPTSPVLLPFRPRLSIVVPRGAGSRNNVSELSFQKEKRTPKANQYFHSSDFILGKDKIPPPTSLKKSKASKSKKNLAESDYKTSPEKKIYSSAFKSCRALLEKLMKHRFGWVFNKPVDVEALGLYDYFSIIKHPMDFGTIKSRLADNFYETPEEFAADVRLTLRNAMTYNSVGQDVHVMAQQLSNIFEERWFVIETEFTDQLHQLYSVNRKRASLVRGTLERSDSTVHPVVVDLRKEDNQYHNFGRPVPLKKPKAKDLYKREMTLKEKQTLSRHLESLPAEKLDLVVEIIKKRNFALSQHDDEIEVDIDSVDTDTLWELDRFVSNYKKTLSKHKRKAELAMLARAEAKHLNQEMLSGGGPDPVVTSSVQQTEKDQKNAPAHLAIAGVNNGDDANGSISSSESSSDSGSSDSDSDSESSSSYESDVPH, from the exons ATGGATTCCGGCCCCCTTGCTGCCGCTGCTCCGGACGATGGAGTCGGCGAGAGTCGCCGGTGGGCGGATTGCAAGGTCTATACCCGCAGGAACCGTGCCAAGAAGAACCCTCCGACCGAGGCCGAGGACCCGCAGCCGTCGTCCCGCGAAACCCTAGCAGAGAACCCTCAGCCCTCATTAGTTAAAACCTTGGATGAAAACCCCCAGCCGTCATCCCGTGAAACCTTAGCGACGACGAAGACGACAAAGGCCAAGGACGACCTTCAATACTCGCTCCGGCAGCCTCCGGCGGAGCCTCCATCTGTACATCAGCTTCAGGTCAGTCTCCGCTCCTCGTCGGATAACGAGCCTTGCAGTCTTATCCTTCCATGCCCGGAGGGAAAGACCGTACTTGACTGCAAGGCCAATGCCTTCCACGAAAATGGCTCTTTGGAGAACCGGAAAGACGAGCCGTCACAGCAGGAGGTACGGAAGATCCGGAAGAAGCTCCTTGCTGATCTGGGTCAGGTGAGGGATCTTTTCGGGAGGCTCGAGGCCCGTCACTCTGAGCTTTTTGCTGAGCGCGTGGATGGTGATGGTGGAGCTCCTTCTCAATTCTCAGCTAACCATGGAAACATTACTATGTCAAGGAAGAGAGCGCCAACCCTTGTTGAGGCTGTTCTGGTGGACCCTCCTCCATCGCACTCCCAGTTCAACATCCCTGTGCTTCCTAGTGTCAGTGCAAGGAACAGCATAGCTGACTCAATGCTGGTGGATGAGATATTTTCTACCCCTGTTGCAGCTGGTGGCGGTGCTCGTTCCCAACTCTCAGTGAACCATGCAACGACACCTGTGACGATGAGGAGAGCACCTGCAATCTTTGATGCTGTTCCAACCAGCCCTGTTCTTCTCCCTTTTCGTCCTCGGCTTAGCATTGTTGTGCCACGTGGTGCTGGTTCAAGGAACAATGTCAGTGAATTGTCCTTTCAGAAGGAGAAGAGGACACCTAAGGCCAACCAATACTTTCATAGTTCAGATTTCATCTTGGGTAAGGATAAGATTCCTCCACCAACATCTCTGAAGAAGTCCAAGGCCAGCAAAAGTAAGAAGAATTTGGCAGAATCAGATTACAAGACATCACCCGAGAAGAAAATATATTCTAGTGCCTTCAAGAGTTGTCGGGCATTGTTGGAGAAGCTCATGAAGCACAGGTTTGGATGGGTGTTCAACAAACCAGTAGATGTTGAAGCTCTTGGTCTCTATGATTACTTCTCAATCATTAAACACCCAATGGACTTTGGCACTATAAAATCTCGCCTTGCTGATAACTTCTATGAAACCCCTGAGGAATTTGCAGCAGATGTTAGACTTACTCTCCGGAATGCAATGACATATAATTCCGTGGGGCAGGATGTTCATGTCATGGCACAGCAACTGTCCAACATCTTTGAGGAAAGATGGTTTGTGATTGAGACCGAGTTTACAGATCAATTGCATCAGTTATATTCAGTCAATAGAAAAAGGGCTTCTCTTGTTAGGGGAACTCTTGAAAGGTCAGACTCCACAGTTCATCCAGTTGTTGTTGATCTGAGAAAAGAAGATAATCAGTATCACAATTTTGGCCGGCCTGTGCCTCTGAAGAAGCCAAAGGCTAAAGACTTGTACAAGAGGGAGATGACATTGAAGGAGAAGCAAACTTTAAGTCGTCACTTGGAGAGCCTGCCGGCAGAGAAGTTGGATTTGGTTGTGGAAATTATTAAGAAGAGGAACTTTGCTTTGAGTCAACATGACgatgagattgaagtggataTTGATAGTGTGGACACAGATACACTCTGGGAACTTGATAGATTTGTTTCAAATTATAAGAAGACATTAAGTAAGCACAAAAGGAAGGCAGAGCTGGCAATGCTAGCTAGGGCTGAGGCAAAGCACCTTAACCAAGAAATGTTAAGTGGAGGG GGTCCAGATCCAGTTGTTACTTCTTCAGTACAGCAAACTGAAAAAG ACCAGAAGAATGCTCCTGCTCACCTAGCTATTGCAGGAGTGAACAATGGTGATGATGCAAATGGATCAATTAGTTCCAGTGAATCTAGCAGTGATTCAGGCTCCTCTGACAGTG ACTCTGACAGTGAAAGCTCCTCGTCATATGAATCAGATGTGCCACATTGA